Sequence from the Armatimonadota bacterium genome:
TCACTCGGCGATACCTTTTGGCAAGCTCGCGTGTGTGATTCATATATATCTTTCGCACATAAAACCCGTCGATCATCGATCTGCCTCAGTTAACTCCTGGTCTGAGACATATCGAATCAATCTGCGAGCCAACCGCCATCACAGGCAGAAAGCTCGCAGTTGTACTGTTAAGAACCGAACCTCGCGTGGGGCACCGCGCAGTGGAAGAGTCTGGAGCTCCCGCCCCTCTTGCGCTGGATGTCCGTGCCAGCGGAGGAGGGGAGGGCTGGGGAGGGGAGGTTTCGTCTGCGGCAGAGTCTGGCTCCGACGGAACCTCCATCCCCCAGCCCCCTTCCTCCTCCCGCGCACGTTGCATCACGGTAAGAGGAAGGGGATTTACTCGCCACCTTGCTCGTCCATCCGCTGAATCGCCTCATTAAGCTCATCAGGCGTGTTCGCGCTTACGAATGCAGATGGTGCGAGACCTAGTTTCTCTAGCGCTGGCTCATCGACGACTAGCGCGTTCAACTCAGCGATGATGCGCTTCATCGACGGAGCGCTTACGCGGGCACTCTCTTGCCGAAATCGAGCAAACACACTCGCGGAATACAACGCGCACAAGTACTGCTCTCGCCCGTTGATCGTTGGAACGACTGCGTCGCGCCCGACGATGAGCGGGAGGAACGCAGGAACGACGTCCGCGTTGAAACTGGGGATGTCGCACGAACAGACGAACACTGTTCCGTAAGATGGCATGAATTGGGACAGCGCGCTCGCAGGGCCTTGAAACTCCTCGCGGTCCGGCAAGAACGGCCGACCTCCTATCGGAGTTCTGCCGAGAACCGTGACCGGAACTCCAATCCGTTCGAACTCGGCGAGAATCCGCTCCGACATCGTGGCCTCGCCGACGACTATGCTCGCCTTGTCGGCGCCCATGCGCCTGCTGGCGCCTCCCGTGAGCAGGACCGCTTCAACATCCATACTGTATTAACTGACGCGGGATTCTGCGCCTGTATGACGAGAATCATACTCTTGGGTCACAAACGAGTTCAGAATTGAGTAGACGATTATGGGCTGGATGCCTTCACACTGCGTCGAGTCCGTGCAGCATAACCGCGAAGTTGCGGAAAGCTGGGCGACCCTGCGATTCCAGGTTGAAAGCTGATCTTGTCAGGCCCCATGGAATGTTTACAAAGAAGTAAGTGATAAAATGGATGCAGTGCCAAAAACCTCCGCAACACCGACGAGCAGATCGGCTCTTACGTCCGGCACGCTTTCCCACTCCTTGAACGGCGAAGATTCGGAAGGGCTGGCAACGGTGTCGCGCGCTGTGGACGTTGGCACGGAGACTGGGTCTGCCCCGCTGATGGATCGCCACGGTCGGCGGCACACTTACCTCCGCGTCTCGATAACGGATCGGTGCAACCTTCGCTGCCGGTACTGCATGCCTGCCGAGGGCATCGAGTGGACGCCCCGCGACCAGCTGCTCAGCTTCGAAGAGATCCAGCGCGTTGTCGCCGCCCTCGCCGAGGTCGGAGTGAACAAGGTTCGCATCACCGGCGGAGAACCAACTGTGCGGCGCGGCGTCGAAACACTGATCGAGTCTGTGGCCGGCACGCCTGGCATTACCGAAGTCTGCATGACCACAAACGGCACGACGCTGGGAAAGATGGCCGGCAGGTACCGAAGTGCTGGCCTGGACGTGCTCAACATCAGCCTCGACTCGCTCCGAGCGGACCGGTTTGAAGAGATAACGAGAACGAAAAAGTTTGATCAAGTCCTGCGCGGAATCGACGCCGCGCTCGAAGCGGGGTTCGCGCCGATAAAACTGAACGTCGTTGCTATGCGCGGAGTGAACGAAGACGAGGTCTGCGACTTCGTAGAGTTCGTTCGCGACCGGCCGATCAACGTGCGATTCATCGAGTTCATGCCGTTCGAGGGCAACAGCTGGAGCCGCGCAAAGTTCCTCCCTTATCAAGAGATGATCTCAGACCTTGAGCGACGGTATAAGCTCACGCCGCTGCCGGAGCGACCAAATCAAGTAGCGAGAGATTTCTCCATCGAGGGATGCGAGGGGACCATCAGCTTCATCACCTCGATGTCGGAGAACTTCTGCGCGGGGTGCAACAGGATTCGCCTGACAGCGCAGGGCGACATCAAGGCGTGCCTGTTCATGACACCCGGAGCGCGCTTGCGCGAGCGATTGCGATCCGGAGCAGACAGCGAAGAAATCGTGGAAGTAGTACGTGGCGCAATCCTTCAGAAGTGGCCCGGCCACCCAGGGGCGGAAAACCTCCTATCCCTCAAAAACGCCAGTATGATACAGATCGGAGGCTGATGAAACGTGCGCGACGTGACACACAAGGTCAACACCCTCCGGACCGCAACGGCGGTCGCCACTCTTCGAGCGCGGGCTGATACGATCAGCCGCATCAGAGACGGTAACTTGCCCAAGGGCGATGCGCTCACCGTCGCAAAGGTCGCCGGGATTCAGGCGGCAAAGGGCACGTCCGACCTGATCCCGTACTGCCACCCGATTCCGATCGAGTTTGCCGACGTTCGGTTCTCGTTTTCTGACGACGCTGTCGAAATCACGGCTACGGTCAAAACGATCTACAAGACCGGCATCGAGATGGAGGCGCTGACCGCCGCCTGCATCGCAGCGCTTACGTTGTACGACATGACGAAGATGATCGACGACGACGTCTTGATCGAGCAGGTCAAGCTATTGGAGAAGCGCGGCGGCAAGTCGGACTTCCCTGCTGTTCCAGAGGTCGGCGTGGCGATCATCACGGTCTCGGATACTGCGTCTTCTGGCGAACGCGAGGACATCTCCGGGCCGATTGCTGCGGGCGTTTTGACCGAGCAGGGCGCGACTCTTGTCGATTCGAAGATCGTCTCCGATGACGCCGATGAAATTGAAATCGCTGTCCGGAGTTTCGTTAAGTCTCCAAGTGTTTCGCTCATAGTTTTGACAGGCGGAACCGGGGCCGGTCCGCGCGACAACACTCCGGAGGCGGTTCGACGAATCTTCGACAAGGAGCTGCCAGGAGTAGCCGAACAGATGCGCAGATACGGTCAGGACAGAACTCCGTTCGCGATGCTCAGCCGGTCGGTCTGCGGAATCGCCGGCGACTCCGTGGTTCTCTGCCTGCCTGGTTCGCCCAAGGCGGTGGAAGAGGGGCTACGCGCGGTGCTTCCCCACCTGATGCACGTGATCGCCGTGCTCGGTGGCGCAGGGCACGACGAGCTTGTCGCGGCAGAGGATGAGCTGTGATCTCGTTCGACGATGCCCTTCGCATCGTGCTCGAGTCCTGCGGCGTCCTCGGTTCTGAAGATGTTGCAGTTTCAAACTGCGCGGGAAGGCACCTCGCCGAAGACGTGACGTCCACGATCAGCCTGCCGATCTTCGACAACTCTGCTGTCGATGGTTTCGCGATTCACGCTGAAGATGTCGCTCGTGGCTGTAAGCAGTTGAAAGTTCTCGGCACGATCTTCGCCGGCGATGATCCGGCTGTTTTTGTCCTCGAACAAGGGACAACGATACGCGTCATGACCGGTGCAGGCATCCCCAGCGGAACGAGCGCGGTCGTCATGCAAGAGGATGTGCAACACGACGGCGAGGTTGCGGTTCTCAATTCGGTCGATGTAAGTGAAAGAGCAAACATCAGGCGCGCGGGCGAGGAGATTCGACCAGGCGACACCGTGCTATCCGCCGGCCTGTGTTGTAATCCTGCGACTGCGGCGGCGCTCGCAACTCTTGGTCGCACGACGGTCACGGTTCACAAAAGACCCTCCGTCGGAATCATGGTGACCGGTGCAGAACTGGTCCAACCGGGGGGCGAGTTGCAACCTGGGCAGATATTCGAATCCAACTCTATCGGTCTTGCTGCCGCAGTTCGAGCGCACGGCATCAACGACGTTGTTGTCGAAACAGTTGGAGACGGCGTTAGTGAGACAGTTGCTGCTTTCCAACGACTAGCTAAACAGTGTGACATCGTAGTTTCTTCTGGCGGCGTGTCCGTCGGTGAG
This genomic interval carries:
- a CDS encoding molybdenum cofactor guanylyltransferase; amino-acid sequence: MDVEAVLLTGGASRRMGADKASIVVGEATMSERILAEFERIGVPVTVLGRTPIGGRPFLPDREEFQGPASALSQFMPSYGTVFVCSCDIPSFNADVVPAFLPLIVGRDAVVPTINGREQYLCALYSASVFARFRQESARVSAPSMKRIIAELNALVVDEPALEKLGLAPSAFVSANTPDELNEAIQRMDEQGGE
- the moaA gene encoding GTP 3',8-cyclase MoaA; this encodes MPKTSATPTSRSALTSGTLSHSLNGEDSEGLATVSRAVDVGTETGSAPLMDRHGRRHTYLRVSITDRCNLRCRYCMPAEGIEWTPRDQLLSFEEIQRVVAALAEVGVNKVRITGGEPTVRRGVETLIESVAGTPGITEVCMTTNGTTLGKMAGRYRSAGLDVLNISLDSLRADRFEEITRTKKFDQVLRGIDAALEAGFAPIKLNVVAMRGVNEDEVCDFVEFVRDRPINVRFIEFMPFEGNSWSRAKFLPYQEMISDLERRYKLTPLPERPNQVARDFSIEGCEGTISFITSMSENFCAGCNRIRLTAQGDIKACLFMTPGARLRERLRSGADSEEIVEVVRGAILQKWPGHPGAENLLSLKNASMIQIGG
- a CDS encoding bifunctional molybdenum cofactor biosynthesis protein MoaC/MoaB produces the protein MRDVTHKVNTLRTATAVATLRARADTISRIRDGNLPKGDALTVAKVAGIQAAKGTSDLIPYCHPIPIEFADVRFSFSDDAVEITATVKTIYKTGIEMEALTAACIAALTLYDMTKMIDDDVLIEQVKLLEKRGGKSDFPAVPEVGVAIITVSDTASSGEREDISGPIAAGVLTEQGATLVDSKIVSDDADEIEIAVRSFVKSPSVSLIVLTGGTGAGPRDNTPEAVRRIFDKELPGVAEQMRRYGQDRTPFAMLSRSVCGIAGDSVVLCLPGSPKAVEEGLRAVLPHLMHVIAVLGGAGHDELVAAEDEL
- a CDS encoding molybdopterin molybdotransferase MoeA: MISFDDALRIVLESCGVLGSEDVAVSNCAGRHLAEDVTSTISLPIFDNSAVDGFAIHAEDVARGCKQLKVLGTIFAGDDPAVFVLEQGTTIRVMTGAGIPSGTSAVVMQEDVQHDGEVAVLNSVDVSERANIRRAGEEIRPGDTVLSAGLCCNPATAAALATLGRTTVTVHKRPSVGIMVTGAELVQPGGELQPGQIFESNSIGLAAAVRAHGINDVVVETVGDGVSETVAAFQRLAKQCDIVVSSGGVSVGERDLVRNVYLEHGVKELFWKVAMKPGKPVFFGKSSACLVFGLPGNPVSALVTFETLVTPAIRKMSGSLHPVAPRTRITLTKHIRRKPGRLEFVRATTEYRDGKPFATPLDRQGSHMTSGLALADRLLIVPLDAECIEAGTELDSMTIGSGGSR